The genomic region TATGATTGTGGAAGAATTACAAAAAGGTTATATGTTAAAAGATCGCGTTATTCGTGCATCTTTAGTAAAAGTAAATCAATAATAACGGAGGAAAAGAAAATGTCAAAAATTATTGGAATCGATTTAGGAACAACAAATTCATGTGTAAGTGTTATGGACAATGGAGAAGTAAAAGTAATTACAAATCCTGAAGGAAGTCGTACAACACCATCAGTAGTATCATTTAAAAATGAAGAAATTATTGTTGGAGATGCTGCTAAAAGACAAGCAGTAACAAACATTAATACAATTCAATCTATTAAACGTCATATGGGTACAGGACATAAAACATCAGTAAATGGAAAAGATTATTCACCAGAAGAAATTTCTGCGATGATTTTACAAAACTTAAAAGCAACAGCAGAAGCTTATTTAGGTGAAACTGTATCAAAAGCAGTAGTTACAGTACCTGCATACTTTAATGATGCACAAAGACAAGCAACAAAAGATGCTGGTAAAATTGCTGGATTAGAAGTAGAACGTATTATTAATGAACCAACTGCAGCTGCATTAGCGTTTGGTTTAGATAAACAAGATCAAGAACAAAAAGTATTAGTATATGACTTAGGAGGAGGAACTTTTGATGTTTCTATCTTAGAGTTAGCGGATGGTACATTTGAAGTATTATCTACATCAGGAGATAATCACTTAGGTGGAGATGATTTTGATCAAAAATTAATTGATTGGATTGTTGCTGAATTCAAAAAAGATCAAGGAATTGATTTAAGTGCTGATAAAATGGCAATGCCTCGTGTAAGAGAAGCTGCTGAAAAAGCAAAAAAAGATTTATCAGGAGTAGTGCAAACACAAATTTCATTACCATTTATCTCTGCAGGTGCCGCAGGACCTGTCCATTTAGAATTAACATTAACTAGAGCTAAATTTGATGAATTAACAAAATCATTAGTAGATCGTACAGAAGTACCAGTAAAACAAGCATTAAAAGATGCTGGTATGTCTCCAAGTGAAATTGATCAAGTATTATTAGTTGGTGGATCTACTCGTATTATTGCTGTTCAAGAATCAGTAAAAAGATTATTAGGAAAAGAACCTAATAAATCTGTAAATCCTGATGAAGTAGTATCAATGGGTGCTGCAATTCAAGGTGGAGTTATTGCTGGTGATGTAAAAGGAGTTGTATTATTA from Tannockella kyphosi harbors:
- the dnaK gene encoding molecular chaperone DnaK, with the protein product MSKIIGIDLGTTNSCVSVMDNGEVKVITNPEGSRTTPSVVSFKNEEIIVGDAAKRQAVTNINTIQSIKRHMGTGHKTSVNGKDYSPEEISAMILQNLKATAEAYLGETVSKAVVTVPAYFNDAQRQATKDAGKIAGLEVERIINEPTAAALAFGLDKQDQEQKVLVYDLGGGTFDVSILELADGTFEVLSTSGDNHLGGDDFDQKLIDWIVAEFKKDQGIDLSADKMAMPRVREAAEKAKKDLSGVVQTQISLPFISAGAAGPVHLELTLTRAKFDELTKSLVDRTEVPVKQALKDAGMSPSEIDQVLLVGGSTRIIAVQESVKRLLGKEPNKSVNPDEVVSMGAAIQGGVIAGDVKGVVLLDVTPLSLGIETMGGVMTVLIERNTTIPTTKSQVFSTAADNQPAVDINVLQGERSMAADNKQLGLFKLDGIEPARRGVPQIEVTFSIDVNGIVNVKAKDLKTQKEQSIVIQNSTGLSDDEIERMVNEAEANKSEDEKKRKDIETKNKAEQMINEIEKSLEEQGDKIDAQQKESAEALKNELKAALDANDMDTLEAKMAELEQMAQQMASYAYQQQGDQGQPADGPSDDNVMDAEFEEKN